The Daucus carota subsp. sativus chromosome 2, DH1 v3.0, whole genome shotgun sequence genome includes a window with the following:
- the LOC108210114 gene encoding uncharacterized protein LOC108210114 — protein MSNYDLVLGQRRDMPMVQNQHMGLSHDHNLDMGGLGQTSEHEQEHDLDLGQDGDNDLELGHGHDRQLLLDHEFGLPHGESQGHGHENEYDHHDENDTGYDHENSNGNVIDPGGENGQGMDRDDTGMDQHDHQMVVSAENHDLDISANHGLTVVENHELNDHLDLVHQNHNMDLSQLVVTTPIMQNRTLVPAPTHELAVGQEFPDVKNCRRALRDCAIALHFEIQTVKSDKTRFTAKCASEGCPWRIHAAKLPGVPTFTIRTIHAEHNCGGIAHLGHQQASVQWVASSVEQHLKENPQCKPKEILEEIHRVHGITLSYKQAWRGKERIMASLRGSFEEDYRLLPQYCEQIRRTNPGSIASVYVNSTDSCFQRLFVSFQASIYGFLNACRPLIGLDRTVLKSKYLGTLLFATGFDGEGALFPLAFGVVDDENDDNWMWFLSELHHLLEINTENMPKLTILSDRQKSIVDGVEVNFPTAFHGFCMHHLTESFRKEFNNAVLVNLLWEAASALTVIEYEGKILEIEEISQEAAYWIRRIPPRLWATAYFEGTRFGHLTANIVESLNTWILEASGLPIIQMMECIRRQLMTWFNERREVSTQWTSILVPGAERRVSEALEHARTYQVLRANEAEFEVISHEGSNIVDIRNRCCLCRGWQLYGLPCSHAVAALLSCRQNVHRFTESCFTVVNYRKTYSQTLHPVPDRSLWREMSEGSEAVDILINPPKSLRPPGRPRKRRVRAEDKGRVKRVVHCSRCNQTGHFRTTCSAPI, from the exons ATGTCTAACTATGATCTTGTTCTTGGGCAAAGACGAGACATGCCAATGGTACAGAATCAGCATATGGGATTAAGCCATGATCATAATCTAGATATGGGAGGATTAGGACAGACCAGTGAACACGAACAAGAGCACGATCTAGATTTGGGACAGGACGGTGATAATGATTTAGAACTAGGCCATGGTCATGATCGTCAATTACTGCTGGACCATGAATTTGGTTTACCTCATGGTGAGAGCCAAGGCCATGGACATGAAAATGAATATGATCACCATGATGAAAATGATACTGGATATGATCATGAGAATAGTAATGGAAATGTCATAGATCCTGGTGGAGAAAATGGCCAAGGTATGGATCGAGATGATACTGGGATGGATCAACATGATCATCAAATGGTTGTCTCTGCAGAAAACCACGACCTAGATATATCTGCAAATCATGGTTTGACTGTTGTAGAGAACCATGAACTTAATGACCACTTGGATCTTGTCCACCAAAATCATAATATGGATCTGTCTCAGCTTGTGGTTACTACTCCAATTATGCAAAATCGAACCCTTGTTCCTGCTCCTACGCATGAATTGGCTGTTGGGCAAGAGTTTCCTGATGTCAAGAACTGTCGTAGGGCACTGAGGGACTGTGCAATTGCTCTCCATTTTGAGATACAAACAGTTAAATCTGATAAAACTCGCTTCACCGCTAAATGTGCAAGTGAGGGATGCCCTTGGAGGATTCATGCTGCAAAACTACCAG GTGTTCCTACCTTCACAATTAGGACAATACATGCCGAACATAACTGTGGTGGAATTGCTCATCTTGGTCATCAACAAGCTTCGGTCCAGTGGGTCGCAAGTTCTGTGGAACAGCACCTTAAGGAAAATCCTCAATGCAAGCCAAAGGAGATACTAGAAGAGATCCATCGTGTTCACGGAATCACTTTATCATACAAACAAGCCTGGAGAGGAAAAGAACGTATCATGGCTTCCCTGCGAGGGTCATTTGAAGAAGATTATCGTCTACTTCCACAATACTGTGAACAAATCAGACGGACCAATCCTGGAAGCATTGCATCAGTTTATGTAAATTCTACGGATAGTTGTTTCCAACGCCTGTTTGTTTCGTTTCAGGCCTCGATATATGGTTTCTTAAATGCATGTAGGCCACTGATTGGGCTTGATCGGACTGTTTTGAAAAGCAAGTACCTTGGAACATTGCTATTTGCTACTGGTTTTGATGGTGAGGGTGCACTCTTTCCATTGGCATTTGGGGTagtagatgatgaaaatgatgataACTGGATGTGGTTCCTTTCTGAGTTACATCACCTGTTAGAAATCAACACTGAGAACATGCCTAAACTTACAATTTTATCTGACAGGCAAAAAAGTATTGTTGATGGAGTTGAAGTGAACTTCCCAACTGCGTTCCATGGATTCTGTATGCATCATCTCACAGAAAGTTTCAGAAAAGAGTTTAACAATGCCGTGCTTGTTAACCTTCTTTGGGAAGCTGCTAGTGCTCTTACGGTCATAGAATATGAAGGGAAAATTTTGGAGATTGAAGAGATATCACAGGAAGCTGCTTATTGGATCCGTCGGATCCCACCCCGTTTGTGGGCCACTGCATATTTTGAGGGTACGCGATTCGGGCACTTGACTGCCAACATAGTTGAATCATTGAATACATGGATACTTGAGGCCTCGGGGCTTCCAATAATTCAAATGATGGAGTGCATCCGCAGACAACTGATGACTTGGTTTAATGAGAGACGGGAAGTTAGTACGCAGTGGACATCTATACTTGTACCTGGTGCTGAGAGACGTGTATCAGAAGCTCTTGAGCATGCACGAACTTATCAAGTGCTCCGAGCTAATGAGGCAGAATTCGAAGTCATATCTCATGAAGGAAGTAATATTGTGGATATTCGAAACCGGTGTTGTCTATGTCGAGGATGGCAGTTGTATGGTCTTCCATGTTCTCATGCAGTTGCAGCTCTCCTCTCTTGTAGACAAAATGTTCATCGATTTACTGAGAGCTGTTTTACAGTAGTAAATTACCGCAAAACGTACTCTCAGACGTTGCACCCTGTTCCGGACAGGAGCCTGTGGAGGGAGATGTCAGAGGGATCTGAAGCTGTTGATATTCTGATAAACCCGCCAAAGTCACTTCGACCACCAGGAAGGCCAAGGAAAAGACGAGTACGTGCAGAAGATAAAGGTCGTGTGAAGCGGGTTGTGCATTGCAGCCGATGCAACCAGACTGGGCACTTTAGAACAACTTGTTCAGCCCCTATTTAG
- the LOC108210082 gene encoding flowering locus K homology domain — protein MAEENVGEQEISSMPEVGVVPEVGGVPDMVGVPEKESVPELGGAPDTEVVPETEGVPGTDGVPGTDGVPELGGVPETGDMTETGGLSNDSNPPEVHESESDQKGDSAVNNDSEKKWPGWPGENVFRLLVPVQKVGSIIGRKGEYIKKTCEETKARIKVLDGPPGTTERTVMISAKELPDVPTPPAVDGLLKVHKRIVDVDADPSQAPPGTGGTVCTRMLVAATQGGSLIGKQGATIKSIQDASNCIIRVLGRENLPVFALPDDGVVEVQGEAAGVHKAIELIANHLRKFLVDRSVIGIFEMQMQSPNTHGNQDAPPPQSWGPQVYGMNAGGGHGFAPNHQYAPPPRQFDNYYPPADMPPIEKQPRAGPPAYGRDMSMGTQPNIQSHQSMVTKVSRNMQIPLTYADAVIGASGTNISYIRRASGATIAIQETRGIPDEMTVEINGSASEVQTAQQLIQNSIAQAANAAQNAPAVPGQGYNPYPNHGPGYLPQQQDGAGHAPAGDYGSVYGNYGY, from the exons ATGGCTGAAGAAAACGTTGGAGAACAGGAAATTAGTAGTATGCCTGAGGTGGGTGTTGTGCCAGAAGTGGGTGGTGTACCTGATATGGTCGGCGTCCCTGAGAAAGAAAGTGTTCCTGAATTGGGTGGTGCCCCTGATACAGAGGTTGTTCCTGAGACGGAGGGTGTGCCTGGCACAGATGGTGTGCCTGGCACAGATGGTGTGCCTGAATTGGGTGGTGTGCCTGAGACGGGTGATATGACTGAGACAGGTGGCCTGAGTAATGATTCAAATCCACCTGAAGTTCATGAGTCCGAAAGTGATCAAAAAGGTGACAGTGCCGTGAACAATGACAGCGAAAAGAAATGGCCTGGATGGCCTGGAGAGAATGTTTTTAGATTGTTAGTTCCCGTGCAAAAGGTTGGCAGTATCATTGGGCGAAAGGGGGAGTACATTAAAAAAACTTGCGAGGAAACTAAAGCCCGCATTAAAGTTCTTGATGGTCCTCCTGGGACCACTGAAAGAACA GTTATGATTTCTGCGAAGGAATTGCCAGATGTTCCCACTCCTCCTGCTGTAGATGGTTTACTGAAAGTTCATAAACGTATTGTTGATGTTGATGCCGATCCATCTCAGGCTCCACCTGGTACAGGTGGAACAGTGTGCACAAGAATGCTTGTTGCTGCCACACAGGGGGGAAGCCTGATTGGGAAGCAAGGTGCCACTATAAAGTCTATACAAGATGCATCAAATTGTATTATTCGAGTTCTTGGAAGAG AAAATCTGCCAGTTTTTGCTCTTCCAGATGATGGTGTCGTTGAGGTACAGGGAGAGGCCGCAGGAGTACACAAGGCTATCGAACTGATTGCAAACCACCTCAGAAAATTTTTAGTTGATCGGAGTGTGATAGGAATATTTGAAATGCAA ATGCAATCGCCAAATACTCATGGTAATCAGGACGCACCACCTCCACAGTCTTGGGGGCCTCAAGTTTATGGTATGAATGCTGGTGGTGGGCATGGATTTGCTCCAAATCATCAATATGCACCACCACCACGTCAGTTTGACAACTACTATCCACCAGCAGATATGCCTCCGATTGAAAAGCAACCACGAGCAGGACCACCAGCATATGGCAGGGATATGTCAATGGGAACGCAACCAAATATCCAATCACATCAATCAATGGTCACAAAG GTCTCTCGCAACATGCAAATTCCACTTACATATGCAGATGCTGTTATTGGAGCCTCTGGGacaaatattagttatattagACGTGCCAGTGGTGCAACTATTGCAATACAGGAAACAAGAGGTATTCCGGACGAGATGACTGTCGAGATAAATGGATCTGCATCAGAAGTTCAGACTGCCCAGCAGTTAATACAG AACTCGATTGCTCAAGCTGCAAATGCTGCACAAAACGCTCCAGCTGTCCCTGGCCAAGGATATAATCCTTATCCCAATCATGGACCTGGATATCTACCTCAACAACAAGATGGTGCTGGTCATGCACCTGCTGGAGACTATGGCTCTGTCTATGGGAACTATGGCTATTGA